One stretch of Juglans microcarpa x Juglans regia isolate MS1-56 chromosome 3D, Jm3101_v1.0, whole genome shotgun sequence DNA includes these proteins:
- the LOC121255651 gene encoding pentatricopeptide repeat-containing protein At1g13040, mitochondrial, with protein MGGKSSKGLGRRGVASYGSGGSSTWNPYGYTQLSYPQQNPYYMRRHPSAPPPSTSFNYGSDVHQPQRTLDRRYLNIADNYRSLDEVLGHSTDGAYRLNSLRLITTAAKPGSLRPPSLPNSVHAHASSSSSGPPNPLLCTHSDMSRSLGARRLIYRARISYFVKAGLIDQAIQVFDEMTQSDCRIFSIDYNRFVGVLARESGFELAEHYYHKMISLGFSLNPFTYSRFISRLCKIKNFSLIEQLLEDMDRLGYVPDIWALNIYLYLLCQESRIELALEVFRRMIEKGREGDVVTYTILIHGLCKARKFDAAAEMWRDMINKGLSPDNNACTALVIGLCDGGKVNLAYELTIGVMKGRVNFSNLIYNALINGFCRAGRIDKAQAIKSFMRTNGCEPDLVTYNVLLNYCCDGLMLEEAEKLMRKMERAGMKLDVYSYNQFIKGLCKADLPDKAYLFMVNKMEAKGLCDVVSYNTIIRAFCKAFRTRRAYKLFEEMGRKGIAPDVVTFTILVKGFLREGSSDIAKKLLDQMTSMGLLPDRIFYTTIVDHLCKNGKIETAHSVFSDMLEKGIAPDVVSYNALINGLCKVSRVSEAMHLYEEMQMSGSYPDEVTFKLIIEGLIREKKLSLACRIWDQMMEKGFTLDGAVSETLINAIHSRDATWT; from the exons ATGGGGGGCAAAAGTTCGAAGGGCTTGGGTCGGAGAGGAGTGGCGTCATATGGATCTGGTGGTTCTTCAACATGGAATCCGTATGGGTATACACAACTGTCATACCCTCAGCAAAACCCCTATTACATGCGTCGGCATCCCAGTGCTCCACCGCCCTCTACATCTTTTAATTATGGCTCAGATGTACACCAGCCACAGAGAACATTGGATAGAAGATACTTGAATATTGCAGATAACTACCGGTCCTTGGACGAG GTGCTAGGTCATTCAACCGACGGAGCTTACCGCCTCAATTCCTTGAGGCTAATCACCACTGCGGCAAAACCAGGTAGTCTACGTCCTCCTTCTCTCCCAAATTCTGTGCATGCCCATGCATCGAGTTCCTCGTCAGGTCCTCCCAACCCACTGCTATGCACTCACTCTGATATGTCTCGCAGTCTTGGTGCACGCCGCCTCATATACCGAGCTCGAATCTCATACTTTGTTAAAGCTGGTCTCATTGACCAAGCCATCCAGGTGTTTGACGAAATGACCCAATCAGATTGCCGGATATTCAGCATTGACTACAACCGGTTTGTCGGCGTATTGGCCCGTGAATCGGGCTTTGAGTTGGCTGAGCACTACTACCACAAAATGATCTCCCTGGGCTTTTCcctcaatccatttacatactCAAGGTTCATTTCTCGATTGTGCAAAATCAAGAACTTTAGCCTCATTGAGCAGCTTCTAGAAGACATGGATAGGCTTGGTTATGTACCCGACATTTGGgctcttaatatatatttgtatcttTTGTGTCAAGAGAGTAGAATAGAATTGGCTTTGGAAGTCTTTCGTAGAATGATcgagaaaggaagagagggtGATGTTGTAACATACACTATACTAATTCATGGATTGTGTAAAGCAAGGAAGTTTGATGCTGCAGCTGAAATGTGGCGTGATATGATAAACAAGGGTTTAAGTCCAGATAATAATGCATGTACAGCACTTGTTATTGGGTTATGTGATGGTGGTAAGGTTAATTTAGCATATGAGCTCACGATTGGTGTGATGAAGGGTCGGGTCAACTTTagtaatttgatttataatgcaTTGATTAATGGGTTTTGTAGAGCAGGTAGGATTGATAAGGCACAAGCGATCAAATCATTCATGAGGACGAATGGTTGCGAGCCAGATTTGGTTACATACAATGTGCTATTGAACTATTGTTGTGATGGGCTTATGTTGGAGGAAGCGGAGAAGTTGatgaggaagatggagagggctGGGATGAAACTGGATGTGTACAGTTACAACCAATTTATAAAGGGCCTTTGCAAGGCAGACCTGCCAGATAAGGCTTATTTGTTCATGGTGAATAAGATGGAGGCCAAAGGATTGTGTGATGTTGTGTCTTATAATACCATCATTAGAGCTTTTTGCAAGGCATTTCGTACTAGAAGGGCCTACAAGCTTTTTGAGGAAATGGGGCGGAAAGGGATCGCGCCAGATGTGGTGACATTCACGATTCTTGTTAAAGGTTTTCTTAGAGAAGGTAGTTCTGATATAGCAAAAAAACTTCTTGATCAGATGACAAGCATGGGTCTATTGCCTGATCGTATATTTTATACTACGATTGTTGATCACTTATGTAAGAATGGGAAGATTGAGACAGCTCATAGTGTTTTTTCTGACATGCTGGAGAAGGGAATTGCCCCTGATGTGGTTTCATACAATGCCCTCATAAATGGGCTTTGCAAGGTTTCTAGAGTTAGTGAAGCCATGCATCTCTATGAGGAAATGCAAATGAGTGGATCCTATCCCGATGAAGTAACTTTCAAGTTAATAATTGAGGGGCTTATACGAGAAAAGAAGCTTTCATTGGCTTGTAGGATATGGGATCAAATGATGGAGAAGGGCTTTACTCTTGATGGAGCTGTGTCAGAGACTCTAATCAATGCTATTCATTCAAGAGATGCCACATGGACATGA